In the genome of Populus alba chromosome 11, ASM523922v2, whole genome shotgun sequence, one region contains:
- the LOC118051819 gene encoding protein RMD5 homolog encodes MELSTAKDALDRVAKKQKLSFSKSHEVINQVSHEIEQALVKIQSDEDPMFPIDQKSILTELKHKLIATAPLKQLEGSQKELNLNLSKLPKLLEKSFPDISMAYRNVDFDFHIVNQIIASHFYHQGLFDLGDCLINEAGEPEAAALRSHLLELHQILEAMRIKNTEPALKWVSTNREKLMQNGSNLELKLHQQQFVEILKRGSRADSLNYAKTHLASFASSHMQEFQKLTVCIIWIGRLEKCPHSELFAPICWEKLTEELNRDFCNFIGQSLQSPLSVAIAAGIEGLPTLLKLVNVMAAKKQEWQALKQLPVPVELGKEFQFHSIFVCPVSRDQGSEENPPMLLPCFHVLCKKSIINLSKGSSRSFKCPYCPAEASAVVCRQLYI; translated from the coding sequence ATGGAACTAAGTACTGCCAAAGATGCATTAGATCGTGTTGCTAAGAAGCAAAAATTGTCATTTTCTAAATCCCATGAAGTAATCAATCAAGTGAGCCATGAAATTGAGCAGGCATTGGTAAAAATCCAGTCAGATGAAGATCCTATGTTTCCCATTGATCAGAAATCAATTCTCACAGAACTAAAGCACAAGCTTATCGCAACTGCTCCACTCAAGCAATTAGAAGGGTCACAGaaggaattaaatttaaatcttagCAAGTTGCCTAAGCTCCTTGAAAAATCATTTCCTGACATATCCATGGCATACAGAAATGTTGACTTTGACTTTCATATCGTTAATCAGATAATAGCTAGTCATTTTTACCATCAAGGCTTGTTTGATCTTGGAGATTGCCTAATAAATGAAGCTGGAGAACCAGAAGCAGCTGCTCTAAGATCTCATCTCTTGGAACTACATCAAATACTCGAGGCAATGAGGATTAAAAATACTGAGCCAGCTCTGAAGTGGGTCTCCACCAACCGTGAAAAACTAATGCAGAATGGTTCAAACCTTGAGCTGAAACTTCACCAGCAGCAGTTTGTGGAGATTCTGAAGAGAGGAAGTCGTGCTGATTCCCTCAACTATGCCAAAACTCACCTTGCTTCTTTTGCTTCTAGTCACATGCAAGAGTTTCAAAAGCTAACAGTTTGCATTATTTGGATAGGCAGACTTGAAAAATGTCCTCACTCTGAACTGTTTGCTCCAATCTGTTGGGAGAAGTTGACTGAGGAGTTGAATAGGGATTTCTGCAACTTCATTGGTCAGTCCCTTCAGAGTCCATTGAGTGTGGCAATAGCAGCTGGGATTGAAGGGTTGCCAACTCTCTTGAAGCTGGTGAATGTAATGGCTGCAAAGAAGCAAGAGTGGCAGGCTTTGAAACAGTTGCCAGTGCCAGTAGAGCTGGGAAAGGAATTTCAGTTCCATTCTATTTTTGTCTGTCCTGTAAGTCGGGATCAAGGCAGTGAGGAGAATCCGCCGATGCTGCTGCCATGCTTCCATGTTCTCTGCAAGAAGTCGatcataaatttatcaaaagGCAGCTCCCGGTCATTCAAGTGTCCTTACTGTCCAGCTGAGGCCTCAGCTGTGGTGTGTAGGCAGCTATATATCTGA
- the LOC118051820 gene encoding uncharacterized protein: MALRTNLFFPNTILQRPKSYFCPSPTTTHFRTRILCTHKKCRSDADLASDLASEVAKINIHLVQQEEAMKKSRELLFAELCKYLALDKEEVKRKWSKMDQEEKRVLIKGFVDEWGVNFHPLSARSVKEMIEEYLHERKPPSHSSGSMLFPGLKRIMGFSQ; this comes from the coding sequence ATGGCCCTAAGAACGAATCTATTTTTTCCAAACACAATTCTTCAACGTCCAAAATCCTACTTTTGTCCCTCCCCCACCACAACCCATTTCAGAACCCGTATCCTATGCACCCACAAAAAATGCAGAAGTGATGCTGATCTTGCATCAGACTTGGCATCAGAAGTAGCAAAAATAAACATCCATTTGGTGCAACAAGAAGAGGCCATGAAGAAAAGCAGAGAACTACTTTTCGCTGAGCTTTGCAAGTACTTGGCTTTGGATAAAGAGGAAGTGAAGAGGAAATGGAGCAAAATGGATCAAGAGGAGAAAAGGGTTTTGATTAAAGGATTTGTTGATGAATGGGGTGTCAATTTTCACCCTTTATCGGCTAGGTCTGTCAAGGAAATGATTGAAGAGTACTTACATGAAAGGAAGCCACCTTCACATTCTTCTGGTTCCATgctgtttccaggtttgaagaGGATAATGGGGTTTTCTCAATAA
- the LOC118051822 gene encoding protein trichome birefringence-like 12 isoform X1 → MPPKLPPALPYLILLSFLFFYLYSISLLPHSTTTTTATTTTTTKTRTTSCNLFKGNWVLDRTKSTKPLYDESCPFHRNAWNCLRNQRENMGLINSWRWVPKDCELPKIDPERFLELMRNRNIGLVGDSLNENFLVSFLCILRVADGNAKKWKRKGAWRGAYFPKFNVTVAYHRAVLLSKYEWQPKQPTVNDGQKGIYRVDVDIPAEDWATITDYYDVLIFNTGHWWGYDKFPKETPLVFYRAGQPILPPLGLFEGLKVVLESMVSYIQREFPRKTLKFWRLQSPRHFYGGEWNQNGSCLLDEPLKEHELDLWFDPSNNGVNTEARKINHVIEETLQGTDIRLLDLTHLSEFRADAHPAIWLGKKDAVAIWGQDCMHWCLPGVPDTWVDIFSGLIHNSLQMGW, encoded by the exons ATGCCACCAAAACTCCCACCAGCACTCCCATACTTGATCCTCctctccttcctcttcttctacCTCTACTCCATTTCTCTCCTCCCTcactccaccaccaccaccaccgccaccacaacaacaacaacaaaaacaaggaCAACTTCCTGTAATCTCTTCAAAGGCAACTGGGTCCTAGACCGCACCAAATCCACAAAGCCTCTTTACGATGAGTCCTGCCCATTTCACAGAAATGCATGGAATTGCCTTAGAAACCAGAGAGAAAACATGGGTTTGATTAATTCTTGGAGATGGGTACCTAAAGATTGTGAGTTGCCAAAGATTGATCCTGAGAGGTTTCTTGAGTTGATGAGGAATAGGAATATCGGATTGGTTGGAGATTCTTTGAATGAgaattttttggtttctttcttGTGTATTCTTAGAGTTGCTGATGGCAATGCTAAGAAGTGGAAAAGGAAAGGAGCTTGGAGAGGTGCTTATTTCCCTAAGTTCAATGTCACCGTTGCTTATCACCGGGCTGTTTTGCTTTCCAAATATGA GTGGCAGCCAAAACAGCCTACTGTGAATGATGGACAGAAGGGAATATATCGTGTAGATGTTGATATACCTGCAGAAGATTGGGCCACCATCACCGACTACTATGATGTTCTCATCTTTAATACTGGTCATTG GTGGGGTTATGACAAATTCCCAAAAGAGACGCCTCTTGTTTTCTATCGTGCTGGGCAACCAATACTTCCTCCCCTTGGATTGTTTGAAGGACTTAAAGTTGTTCTTGAGAGTATGGTCTCATACATTCAAAGAGAATTTCCTCGCAAGACACTCAAGTTTTGGCGGTTGCAATCGCCACGCCATTTTTATGGTGGTGAGTGGAATCAAAATGGCAGTTGCTTGCTTGATGAGCCCCTTAAGGAACATGAG CTGGACTTGTGGTTTGACCCCAGCAACAATGGAGTGAATACAGAGGCAAGGAAGATAAATCACGTTATTGAAGAGACGCTGCAAGGTACAGATATCCGATTGCTGGATCTTACTCATTTGAGTGAGTTTAGGGCAGATGCCCACCCAGCGATTTGGTTGGGAAAGAAGGATGCTGTGGCAATATGGGGTCAGGACTGCATGCATTGGTGCCTACCTGGGGTCCCGGACACATGGGTTGATATCTTCTCAGGGCTGATTCACAATAGCTTGCAGATGGGGTGGTGA
- the LOC118051822 gene encoding protein trichome birefringence-like 12 isoform X2, which translates to MPPKLPPALPYLILLSFLFFYLYSISLLPHSTTTTTATTTTTTKTRTTSCNLFKGNWVLDRTKSTKPLYDESCPFHRNAWNCLRNQRENMGLINSWRWVPKDCELPKIDPERFLELMRNRNIGLVGDSLNENFLVSFLCILRVADGNAKKWKRKGAWRGAYFPKFNVTVAYHRAVLLSKYEWQPKQPTVNDGQKGIYRVDVDIPAEDWATITDYYDVLIFNTGHWWGYDKFPKETPLVFYRAGQPILPPLGLFEGLKVVLESMVSYIQREFPRKTLKFWRLQSPRHFYGGEWNQNGSCLLDEPLKEHERF; encoded by the exons ATGCCACCAAAACTCCCACCAGCACTCCCATACTTGATCCTCctctccttcctcttcttctacCTCTACTCCATTTCTCTCCTCCCTcactccaccaccaccaccaccgccaccacaacaacaacaacaaaaacaaggaCAACTTCCTGTAATCTCTTCAAAGGCAACTGGGTCCTAGACCGCACCAAATCCACAAAGCCTCTTTACGATGAGTCCTGCCCATTTCACAGAAATGCATGGAATTGCCTTAGAAACCAGAGAGAAAACATGGGTTTGATTAATTCTTGGAGATGGGTACCTAAAGATTGTGAGTTGCCAAAGATTGATCCTGAGAGGTTTCTTGAGTTGATGAGGAATAGGAATATCGGATTGGTTGGAGATTCTTTGAATGAgaattttttggtttctttcttGTGTATTCTTAGAGTTGCTGATGGCAATGCTAAGAAGTGGAAAAGGAAAGGAGCTTGGAGAGGTGCTTATTTCCCTAAGTTCAATGTCACCGTTGCTTATCACCGGGCTGTTTTGCTTTCCAAATATGA GTGGCAGCCAAAACAGCCTACTGTGAATGATGGACAGAAGGGAATATATCGTGTAGATGTTGATATACCTGCAGAAGATTGGGCCACCATCACCGACTACTATGATGTTCTCATCTTTAATACTGGTCATTG GTGGGGTTATGACAAATTCCCAAAAGAGACGCCTCTTGTTTTCTATCGTGCTGGGCAACCAATACTTCCTCCCCTTGGATTGTTTGAAGGACTTAAAGTTGTTCTTGAGAGTATGGTCTCATACATTCAAAGAGAATTTCCTCGCAAGACACTCAAGTTTTGGCGGTTGCAATCGCCACGCCATTTTTATGGTGGTGAGTGGAATCAAAATGGCAGTTGCTTGCTTGATGAGCCCCTTAAGGAACATGAG AGATTTTGA
- the LOC118051824 gene encoding phosphoglycerate mutase-like protein 1 isoform X2, producing the protein MYDLPVSVCFFPFSVIKSPSPPLLFSLFVALVMDSGPDPSLYPLHRCKTIHVVRHAQGLHNVEGEKNYKAYLNPEYLDAPLTQLGWQQVNYLRKHVHASGLSKRVELVVTSPLLRTLQTAVGVFGGEGFTDGMNALPLMVANVGNSGREAISSLNSPPFIAVEDCREHFGVHPCDKRHNVSEYQFLFPAVDFSLAKTDEDVLWKADVRETTEELAARGLKFLNWLWTRKEKEIAIVTHSGFLVHTLRAFGNDCHPLVKKEMGTRFANCELRSMVIVDRSMIGSDVSTTNYPGKIPSGLDIPSDVGEEESPNSI; encoded by the exons ATGTATGACTTGCCTGTCTCTGtctgtttctttcctttttcagtCATTAAATCCCCATCTCCTccacttctattttctttattcgTCGCTTTG GTTATGGATAGTGGTCCAGATCCAAGTTTGTATCCATTGCACCGCTGCAAAACAATTCATGTG GTGAGGCATGCACAAGGATTGCATAATGTCGAGGGAGAAAAGAACTATAAAGCATACTTGAATCCTGAATATTTAGATGCTCCCCTCACTCAACTAGGCTGGCAGCAG GTTAATTATTTGCGGAAGCATGTCCATGCATCTGGGCTCTCCAAGAGGGTTGAATTAGTTGTTACATCCCCATTGCTCAG GACATTGCAAACAGCTGTTGGAGTTTTTGGTGGGGAGGGCTTCACGGATGGGATGAATGCACTTCCACTAATGGTGGCAAATGTTGGAAACAGTGGTCGAGAAGCAATTTCAAGTCTCAATTCGCCACCGTTCATTGCAGTAGAAGATTGTCGAGAACATTTT GGTGTACATCCTTGTGACAAGAGACACAATGTCAGCGagtatcaatttctttttcctgcAGTTGACTTTTCACTGGCAA AAACTGATGAGGATGTACTGTGGAAGGCCGATGTGAGAGAGACAACTGAAGAACTGGCTGCAAGGGGACTGAAGTTTTTAAACTG GCTGTGGACaaggaaagagaaggagataGCCATTGTTACCCATAGCGGGTTTTTGGTTCATACATTACGTGCATTTGGAAATGACTGTCATCCATTGGTGAAGAAAGAAATGGGCACACG GTTTGCTAATTGTGAGCTTCGATCTATGGTCATTGTTGACAGAAG TATGATTGGATCAGATGTTTCAACGACTAACTATCCTGGAAAGATTCCTTCCGGGCTGGATATCCCTAGTGATGTTGGGGAGGAGGAATCACCCAATTCAATTTAG
- the LOC118051824 gene encoding phosphoglycerate mutase-like protein 1 isoform X1 — MYDLPVSVCFFPFSVIKSPSPPLLFSLFVALLQVMDSGPDPSLYPLHRCKTIHVVRHAQGLHNVEGEKNYKAYLNPEYLDAPLTQLGWQQVNYLRKHVHASGLSKRVELVVTSPLLRTLQTAVGVFGGEGFTDGMNALPLMVANVGNSGREAISSLNSPPFIAVEDCREHFGVHPCDKRHNVSEYQFLFPAVDFSLAKTDEDVLWKADVRETTEELAARGLKFLNWLWTRKEKEIAIVTHSGFLVHTLRAFGNDCHPLVKKEMGTRFANCELRSMVIVDRSMIGSDVSTTNYPGKIPSGLDIPSDVGEEESPNSI; from the exons ATGTATGACTTGCCTGTCTCTGtctgtttctttcctttttcagtCATTAAATCCCCATCTCCTccacttctattttctttattcgTCGCTTTG TTGCAGGTTATGGATAGTGGTCCAGATCCAAGTTTGTATCCATTGCACCGCTGCAAAACAATTCATGTG GTGAGGCATGCACAAGGATTGCATAATGTCGAGGGAGAAAAGAACTATAAAGCATACTTGAATCCTGAATATTTAGATGCTCCCCTCACTCAACTAGGCTGGCAGCAG GTTAATTATTTGCGGAAGCATGTCCATGCATCTGGGCTCTCCAAGAGGGTTGAATTAGTTGTTACATCCCCATTGCTCAG GACATTGCAAACAGCTGTTGGAGTTTTTGGTGGGGAGGGCTTCACGGATGGGATGAATGCACTTCCACTAATGGTGGCAAATGTTGGAAACAGTGGTCGAGAAGCAATTTCAAGTCTCAATTCGCCACCGTTCATTGCAGTAGAAGATTGTCGAGAACATTTT GGTGTACATCCTTGTGACAAGAGACACAATGTCAGCGagtatcaatttctttttcctgcAGTTGACTTTTCACTGGCAA AAACTGATGAGGATGTACTGTGGAAGGCCGATGTGAGAGAGACAACTGAAGAACTGGCTGCAAGGGGACTGAAGTTTTTAAACTG GCTGTGGACaaggaaagagaaggagataGCCATTGTTACCCATAGCGGGTTTTTGGTTCATACATTACGTGCATTTGGAAATGACTGTCATCCATTGGTGAAGAAAGAAATGGGCACACG GTTTGCTAATTGTGAGCTTCGATCTATGGTCATTGTTGACAGAAG TATGATTGGATCAGATGTTTCAACGACTAACTATCCTGGAAAGATTCCTTCCGGGCTGGATATCCCTAGTGATGTTGGGGAGGAGGAATCACCCAATTCAATTTAG
- the LOC118051824 gene encoding phosphoglycerate mutase-like protein 1 isoform X3, whose amino-acid sequence MYDLPVSVMDSGPDPSLYPLHRCKTIHVVRHAQGLHNVEGEKNYKAYLNPEYLDAPLTQLGWQQVNYLRKHVHASGLSKRVELVVTSPLLRTLQTAVGVFGGEGFTDGMNALPLMVANVGNSGREAISSLNSPPFIAVEDCREHFGVHPCDKRHNVSEYQFLFPAVDFSLAKTDEDVLWKADVRETTEELAARGLKFLNWLWTRKEKEIAIVTHSGFLVHTLRAFGNDCHPLVKKEMGTRFANCELRSMVIVDRSMIGSDVSTTNYPGKIPSGLDIPSDVGEEESPNSI is encoded by the exons ATGTATGACTTGCCTGTCTCT GTTATGGATAGTGGTCCAGATCCAAGTTTGTATCCATTGCACCGCTGCAAAACAATTCATGTG GTGAGGCATGCACAAGGATTGCATAATGTCGAGGGAGAAAAGAACTATAAAGCATACTTGAATCCTGAATATTTAGATGCTCCCCTCACTCAACTAGGCTGGCAGCAG GTTAATTATTTGCGGAAGCATGTCCATGCATCTGGGCTCTCCAAGAGGGTTGAATTAGTTGTTACATCCCCATTGCTCAG GACATTGCAAACAGCTGTTGGAGTTTTTGGTGGGGAGGGCTTCACGGATGGGATGAATGCACTTCCACTAATGGTGGCAAATGTTGGAAACAGTGGTCGAGAAGCAATTTCAAGTCTCAATTCGCCACCGTTCATTGCAGTAGAAGATTGTCGAGAACATTTT GGTGTACATCCTTGTGACAAGAGACACAATGTCAGCGagtatcaatttctttttcctgcAGTTGACTTTTCACTGGCAA AAACTGATGAGGATGTACTGTGGAAGGCCGATGTGAGAGAGACAACTGAAGAACTGGCTGCAAGGGGACTGAAGTTTTTAAACTG GCTGTGGACaaggaaagagaaggagataGCCATTGTTACCCATAGCGGGTTTTTGGTTCATACATTACGTGCATTTGGAAATGACTGTCATCCATTGGTGAAGAAAGAAATGGGCACACG GTTTGCTAATTGTGAGCTTCGATCTATGGTCATTGTTGACAGAAG TATGATTGGATCAGATGTTTCAACGACTAACTATCCTGGAAAGATTCCTTCCGGGCTGGATATCCCTAGTGATGTTGGGGAGGAGGAATCACCCAATTCAATTTAG
- the LOC118051824 gene encoding phosphoglycerate mutase-like protein 1 isoform X4, with the protein MDSGPDPSLYPLHRCKTIHVVRHAQGLHNVEGEKNYKAYLNPEYLDAPLTQLGWQQVNYLRKHVHASGLSKRVELVVTSPLLRTLQTAVGVFGGEGFTDGMNALPLMVANVGNSGREAISSLNSPPFIAVEDCREHFGVHPCDKRHNVSEYQFLFPAVDFSLAKTDEDVLWKADVRETTEELAARGLKFLNWLWTRKEKEIAIVTHSGFLVHTLRAFGNDCHPLVKKEMGTRFANCELRSMVIVDRSMIGSDVSTTNYPGKIPSGLDIPSDVGEEESPNSI; encoded by the exons ATGGATAGTGGTCCAGATCCAAGTTTGTATCCATTGCACCGCTGCAAAACAATTCATGTG GTGAGGCATGCACAAGGATTGCATAATGTCGAGGGAGAAAAGAACTATAAAGCATACTTGAATCCTGAATATTTAGATGCTCCCCTCACTCAACTAGGCTGGCAGCAG GTTAATTATTTGCGGAAGCATGTCCATGCATCTGGGCTCTCCAAGAGGGTTGAATTAGTTGTTACATCCCCATTGCTCAG GACATTGCAAACAGCTGTTGGAGTTTTTGGTGGGGAGGGCTTCACGGATGGGATGAATGCACTTCCACTAATGGTGGCAAATGTTGGAAACAGTGGTCGAGAAGCAATTTCAAGTCTCAATTCGCCACCGTTCATTGCAGTAGAAGATTGTCGAGAACATTTT GGTGTACATCCTTGTGACAAGAGACACAATGTCAGCGagtatcaatttctttttcctgcAGTTGACTTTTCACTGGCAA AAACTGATGAGGATGTACTGTGGAAGGCCGATGTGAGAGAGACAACTGAAGAACTGGCTGCAAGGGGACTGAAGTTTTTAAACTG GCTGTGGACaaggaaagagaaggagataGCCATTGTTACCCATAGCGGGTTTTTGGTTCATACATTACGTGCATTTGGAAATGACTGTCATCCATTGGTGAAGAAAGAAATGGGCACACG GTTTGCTAATTGTGAGCTTCGATCTATGGTCATTGTTGACAGAAG TATGATTGGATCAGATGTTTCAACGACTAACTATCCTGGAAAGATTCCTTCCGGGCTGGATATCCCTAGTGATGTTGGGGAGGAGGAATCACCCAATTCAATTTAG
- the LOC118051823 gene encoding fatty acid amide hydrolase, whose product MGKKRVMVPAEDVDLSAVKYHHEAIQAPHLTGLKFKLFVKLLETPLVGPLIISRLKKDNKIVELLQNTVIPEAPMYKPEYPPQEPEPGVVVVDEDGKPEDRVELAVNCLPPYNPASCWNEDLASPFRYWKIRDYAHAYRSQFVTPSMVAEKIISVIEEFNKKDPPTPLLISFDAEEVRKQAAASTKRFEEGSPISILDGIFIAIKDDIDLYPHPSKGGTTWMHEVRPMKEDAVSVSRLRCCGVIFVGKANMHEFGMGTTGNNPNYGTTRNPHALDRYTGGSSSGPAAIVASGLCSAALGTDGGGSIRIPSSLCGVVGLKTTYGRTNIRGSLYDYGTVAVIGPIASSVEDVMLVYAAILGSNPADRISLNPSPPCLPNLSSCDGADALGSLRLGKYTAWFNDVQSTDVSDTCEDMLNLLSKTHGCEMVEIVIPEMQEMRTSHLLSIGSEFIQSLNPDIEDGKGVRLNYDSRTSVALFRSFNASDYIAAQCLRRRLMYHHMEIFKKVDVIVTPTTGMTAPKIPSGALSYGETNLQVTGYLMRFVVAANLLGFPAISIPVGYDKQGLPIGLQLISRPWGEATLLRLASAVEELYAKPKKRPASFL is encoded by the exons ATGGGAAAGAAACGTGTAATGGTGCCGGCTGAGGACGTCGACTTGTCCGCTGTCAAGTACCATCATGAAGCAATCCAAG cTCCGCATTTGACTGGATTGAAATTTAAGCTGTTTGTAAAGTTACTTGAGACTCCGCTTGTTGGTCCTTTGATTATATCACGTTTGAAGAAGGATAACAAGATAGTTGAG TTGCTGCAAAATACTGTGATACCGGAAGCGCCTATGTATAAACCTGAATATCCTCCACAag AACCAGAACCTGGCGTTGTCGTTGTGGATGAAGATGGAAAACCAGAAGACCGGGTAGAGTTAGCTGTGAACTGCCTTCCTCCTTATAATCCTGCCAGCTGCTGGAATGAGGACTTGGCTTCACCGTTTAGGTATTGGAAGATACGCGATTATGCACATGCTTATCGGTCCCAGTTTGTTACTCCATCTATG GTTGCTGAGAAGATCATCTCAGTTATAGAAGAATTCAACAAAAAGGATCCCCCAACGCCATTATTGATTTCTTTTGATGCTGAAGAAGTCAGGAAACAAGCTGCAGCTTCTACAAAGAGATTTGAGGAAG GAAGTCCAATATCCATCCTGGATGGCATTTTCATCGCAATCAAGGATGATATAGATTTGTATCCGCATCCATCCAAGG GTGGGACAACATGGATGCATGAGGTCCGCCCTATGAAAGAGGACGCGGTTAGTGTTTCTAGACTGCGTTGCTGTGGCGTGATATTTGTAGGAAAGGCAAATATGCATGAGTTTGGCATGGGTACTACTGGGAACAATCCAAATTATGG AACAACGAGAAACCCCCATGCATTGGATAGGTACACAGGCGGATCTTCCTCAGGCCCGGCAGCAATTGTAGCCTCTGGTCTATGCTCTGCTGCCTTGGGAACTGATGGTGGAG GTTCAATCCGCATTCCCTCTTCTCTCTGTGGTGTAGTGGGTTTGAAAACAACATATGGTCGGACAAACATCAGAGG TTCCTTATATGATTATGGGACCGTGGCAGTTATCGGACCAATTGCATCTTCTGTGGAGGATGTCATGCTTGT GTATGCAGCAATTTTGGGCTCCAATCCTGCAGATAGGATCAGTTTGAATCCG TCACCCCCTTGTTTGCCAAATTTGTCATCATGTGACGGTGCAGATGCTTTAGGATCATTGCGACTGGGAAAATATACTGCG TGGTTTAATGATGTACAGTCAACTGATGTCTCTGATACATGTGAGGATATGCTTAACCTTTTATCCAAAACACATGGGTGTGAA ATGGTAGAGATTGTCATACCTGAGATGCAAGAGATGCGCACTTCTCATCTTCTTTCAATTGGATCTGAGTTTATACAGTCACTGAATCCTGATATTGAGGATGG GAAAGGTGTGAGGTTGAACTACGATTCCCGTACTAGTGTTGCACTTTTTCGATCATTCAATGCATCAGACTACATTGCTGCCCAGTGTCTTAG GCGAAGACTAATGTACCATCATATGGAGATTTTCAAAAAGGTTGATGTCATAGTGACACCGACAACTGG CATGACAGCACCCAAAATACCTTCTGGTGCTCTTAGCTATGGAGAGACAAATTTGCAGGTTACAG GTTACCTTATGCGCTTTGTTGTTGCTGCAAATCTTCTTGGTTTCCCCGCCATTTCTATACCT GTTGGTTATGATAAACAAGGGCTTCCGATTGGGTTGCAACTAATTAGCAGGCCATGGGGTGAAGCAACACTGTTGCGTTTAGCTTCTGCAGTAGAG GAACTATATGCTAAACCTAAGAAGCGGCCCGCGtcctttttatga